The following proteins come from a genomic window of Micromonospora zamorensis:
- a CDS encoding DUF4349 domain-containing protein, whose product MTTMGAGMDGKVVRRHGTLLAATALAATLVLTGCGAGDDSGSKDSAGSAAEAPAKAGEANRDTAADAAGAAGAGAADLRVDQRAIIYTGTMRVQVDDVDAAARETTAIATRAGGFIGGDQRRSADADAVAELQLRVPAPKFAGVVEEVAKLGRQQNREINTQDVTEETVDLDARITSQRARVDSARRLLTRATSITDLVSLENELGRREADLASLEAKKRRLADLTALSTITVSLAGPAAKAAEEKAETGFLVGLKGGWKAFVASLTVLLTVLGALLPWLVALGVPLAVLLVVLRRRRKIPALVGPVSAPPPVPAARSAP is encoded by the coding sequence ATGACGACGATGGGAGCGGGGATGGACGGAAAGGTGGTACGACGCCACGGCACACTGCTGGCGGCGACGGCGCTGGCGGCGACGCTGGTGCTGACGGGATGCGGCGCCGGCGACGACAGCGGGTCGAAGGATTCCGCGGGCTCGGCGGCCGAGGCGCCAGCAAAGGCCGGCGAGGCGAACAGGGACACCGCCGCGGACGCGGCGGGTGCGGCCGGAGCCGGCGCAGCAGACCTGCGGGTCGACCAACGGGCGATCATCTACACCGGAACGATGCGCGTGCAGGTGGACGATGTGGACGCGGCGGCCCGCGAGACCACCGCCATAGCCACTCGGGCCGGTGGCTTCATCGGGGGCGACCAGCGGCGCAGCGCCGACGCCGACGCGGTGGCGGAGTTGCAGTTGCGAGTGCCGGCGCCGAAGTTCGCCGGCGTGGTGGAGGAGGTCGCGAAGCTGGGTCGGCAGCAGAACCGGGAGATCAACACCCAGGACGTCACCGAGGAGACCGTCGACCTGGACGCCCGGATCACCAGTCAGCGGGCCCGGGTGGACAGCGCCCGCCGGTTGCTGACCCGCGCCACCTCGATCACCGACCTGGTGTCGTTGGAGAACGAGCTGGGTCGCCGGGAGGCCGACCTGGCGTCGCTGGAGGCCAAGAAGCGACGCCTGGCCGACCTGACCGCCCTGTCCACGATCACCGTGTCGCTGGCCGGGCCGGCCGCCAAGGCCGCCGAGGAGAAGGCCGAGACCGGCTTCCTGGTCGGGCTCAAGGGCGGCTGGAAGGCGTTCGTCGCCTCGTTGACCGTCCTGCTCACCGTGCTGGGCGCGCTGCTGCCGTGGCTGGTGGCGCTCGGCGTACCCCTGGCGGTCTTGCTGGTGGTGTTGCGACGGCGACGGAAGATCCCGGCTCTGGTCGGTCCGGTCAGCGCGCCGCCGCCAGTGCCCGCAGCGCGGTCTGCACCATGA
- a CDS encoding gamma-glutamylcyclotransferase: MRHHAAYGSNLDPARMRAYCPHSPMVGTGWLEGWRLTFAGADVIGWEGAVSTLVESPGDRVFVALYDIHPYDAGQLDELEGVTAGTYRKLHVRVSTLDGDVTAWIYVFNGYEGGLPTSWYLSEIANAAEKAGAPDDYVTELRSRPTGTASA, encoded by the coding sequence GTGCGTCATCACGCCGCCTACGGCTCAAATCTCGATCCTGCCCGGATGCGCGCCTACTGTCCGCATTCGCCGATGGTGGGCACCGGCTGGCTGGAAGGCTGGCGGCTGACCTTCGCCGGGGCTGACGTGATCGGCTGGGAGGGTGCGGTGAGCACCCTGGTCGAGTCTCCCGGTGACCGGGTCTTCGTGGCGCTCTACGACATCCACCCCTACGACGCGGGTCAGCTCGACGAGCTCGAGGGGGTGACCGCCGGCACGTACCGCAAGCTGCACGTCCGGGTCTCCACCCTCGACGGGGACGTGACCGCGTGGATCTACGTCTTCAACGGGTACGAGGGCGGCCTTCCGACCTCGTGGTATCTGTCCGAGATCGCGAACGCCGCCGAGAAGGCGGGCGCCCCGGACGACTACGTCACCGAGCTGCGGTCCCGCCCCACCGGCACCGCATCGGCGTAG
- a CDS encoding MBL fold metallo-hydrolase produces MRLTKYAHSCLRVEHDGGVLVIDPGMFGDPAVALDGADAVLITHEHPDHLDLAAVRLQLDRQPFPIHGPASLAEALGDAAEALHPVTAGQSFTAAGVAVRAYGGRHAVIHPDIPVVDNLGYLINDAVYHPGDSLVVPDETPVDTLFAPIHAPWSKFSEVLDFIRAVAPRRAYALHDALLNENGLGVLNRQYTAMSGTEYQRLEPGSRVDV; encoded by the coding sequence ATGCGGCTCACCAAGTACGCCCACTCCTGCCTCCGCGTGGAGCACGACGGGGGAGTGCTCGTCATCGACCCCGGCATGTTCGGCGATCCAGCGGTGGCTCTGGACGGTGCGGACGCGGTGCTGATCACCCACGAGCACCCCGACCACCTCGACCTGGCGGCGGTGCGCCTGCAGCTCGACCGGCAACCGTTCCCGATCCACGGGCCCGCCTCGCTCGCCGAGGCCCTGGGCGACGCGGCCGAGGCACTGCACCCGGTCACCGCGGGTCAGTCGTTCACCGCCGCCGGGGTCGCCGTCCGCGCGTACGGAGGGCGGCACGCGGTGATCCACCCGGACATCCCGGTGGTGGACAACCTCGGTTACCTGATCAACGACGCGGTCTACCACCCGGGCGACTCACTGGTGGTGCCCGACGAGACACCCGTCGACACGCTCTTCGCGCCGATCCACGCCCCCTGGTCGAAGTTCTCCGAGGTGCTCGACTTCATTCGGGCTGTCGCGCCGCGGCGCGCGTACGCCCTGCACGACGCCCTGCTCAACGAGAACGGGCTGGGTGTGCTCAATCGGCAGTACACGGCGATGTCCGGCACCGAGTACCAGCGACTGGAGCCCGGTAGCCGGGTGGACGTCTGA
- a CDS encoding DUF998 domain-containing protein has translation MPVTRSTGLLALGGIALAALLTVIGHLEVNDDLNPWALTISDFAVSDRGGVIDVAMVVLALATVALLYGLRRADPPRSRSARTAELLLGAWVGGLLLAAVVPTNEPGTAMTTAAYLHRYASVVAFLALPVSGWLLARRPALTPAARTLRTLVLLSLALAAAMIWSAYPGDRMLIGLAERLLILTEVAVLATVAVTQTRRVTPARGASAGVLLR, from the coding sequence ATGCCTGTTACCCGGAGTACCGGCCTGCTGGCCCTCGGCGGGATCGCCCTGGCGGCGCTGCTCACCGTGATCGGCCACCTCGAAGTCAACGACGACCTCAACCCGTGGGCATTGACCATCAGCGACTTCGCGGTCTCCGATCGAGGCGGCGTCATCGACGTCGCCATGGTGGTGCTCGCGCTCGCCACTGTGGCGCTGCTGTACGGGCTGCGCCGCGCCGACCCACCCCGATCGCGCTCGGCTCGAACGGCCGAGCTGCTGCTCGGCGCATGGGTGGGTGGACTGCTGCTGGCCGCCGTGGTGCCGACCAACGAGCCGGGCACCGCCATGACCACCGCCGCCTACCTGCACCGGTACGCCTCGGTCGTCGCCTTCCTGGCACTCCCGGTCAGCGGTTGGCTGCTCGCCCGCCGGCCGGCCCTGACCCCCGCCGCCCGGACGCTACGAACCCTCGTCCTGCTCAGCCTCGCCCTGGCGGCGGCGATGATCTGGTCCGCCTACCCCGGCGACCGAATGCTCATCGGCCTGGCCGAACGCCTCCTCATCCTCACCGAGGTAGCCGTCCTGGCCACGGTGGCGGTAACCCAGACCCGGCGGGTCACTCCAGCTCGTGGAGCATCAGCTGGCGTGCTGCTTCGGTGA
- a CDS encoding amidohydrolase, with amino-acid sequence MTSALTLPTGGQLASSWPETPPGSQPLPRDLDHLLALRVPGLIATRRHLHSHPELSGTEFETAALIARELSLAGLHPRLLPKGNGVICDIDGRPDGPVVALRADIDALPLDDIKDVPYRSTVEGVCHACGHDVHTTIMLGVGMLLAQLADLGELDGRVRLIFQPAEEILPCGSLEVIEAGGLDDVVQIFALHCDPNLPVGQVGLRVGPITAAADNVTVRLSGPGGHTARPHLTVDLVDALGRLITEVPALVSRRVPANSGLLLVFGHASAGTRYNVIPSEASASGTLRVMDRDTWEQAPKIVAQVVRDVIAPTGATVDLEYLRGRPPVSNDSRAIQVLTAATGAALGPEGIAETPQSMGGEDFSWYLEYVPGALARLGVGRSGPNVDLHRASFDVDERAIPAGVRVMVQTALRALAAAR; translated from the coding sequence GTGACGAGTGCGTTGACGCTGCCCACTGGTGGCCAGCTGGCGTCGTCCTGGCCGGAGACGCCACCCGGGTCCCAGCCCCTTCCCCGCGACCTGGACCACCTCCTCGCCCTCCGGGTACCGGGGCTCATCGCCACGCGCCGTCACCTCCACTCGCACCCCGAGCTCTCCGGCACGGAGTTCGAGACGGCGGCCCTGATCGCCCGGGAGCTCTCGCTGGCCGGGCTGCACCCTCGGCTGCTGCCCAAGGGCAACGGCGTGATCTGCGACATCGACGGCCGCCCCGACGGCCCGGTCGTCGCGCTGCGCGCCGACATCGACGCCCTTCCGCTGGACGACATCAAGGACGTGCCGTACCGCTCCACCGTGGAGGGCGTCTGCCACGCCTGCGGCCACGACGTGCACACCACGATCATGCTCGGCGTCGGCATGCTGCTGGCCCAGCTCGCCGACCTCGGCGAGCTGGACGGCCGGGTCCGGCTGATCTTCCAGCCGGCCGAGGAGATCCTGCCCTGCGGCTCGCTGGAGGTCATCGAGGCGGGCGGCCTGGACGACGTGGTGCAGATCTTCGCGCTGCACTGCGACCCGAACCTGCCTGTGGGTCAGGTCGGCCTGCGGGTCGGTCCGATCACGGCGGCTGCCGACAACGTCACGGTCCGGCTCTCCGGGCCGGGCGGTCACACCGCCCGTCCGCACCTGACCGTCGACCTGGTCGACGCGCTCGGCCGGTTGATCACCGAAGTGCCCGCCCTGGTCAGCCGCCGGGTGCCGGCCAACAGTGGCCTGCTGCTGGTTTTCGGCCACGCCTCGGCCGGCACCCGTTACAACGTCATCCCCTCCGAGGCGAGCGCCTCCGGCACCCTGCGGGTGATGGACCGCGACACCTGGGAGCAGGCTCCCAAGATCGTCGCTCAGGTCGTCCGGGACGTGATCGCCCCGACCGGCGCGACGGTCGACCTGGAATACCTTCGCGGCCGGCCGCCGGTGAGCAACGACTCGCGGGCGATCCAGGTGCTCACCGCCGCCACCGGCGCCGCGCTCGGCCCGGAAGGGATCGCCGAGACACCGCAGAGCATGGGCGGCGAGGACTTCTCCTGGTATCTGGAGTACGTCCCCGGCGCCCTCGCCCGCCTCGGCGTGGGCCGCTCCGGCCCCAACGTCGACCTGCACCGGGCAAGCTTCGACGTGGACGAGCGGGCCATTCCGGCCGGCGTACGCGTCATGGTGCAGACCGCGCTGCGGGCACTGGCGGCGGCGCGCTGA
- a CDS encoding GNAT family N-acetyltransferase, giving the protein MPAILAVVHAADTFAIGHPDFDAEDVAASLTAPYFDPARDSWLAVDPEGDVVGWATVDNPTGVGREFVEIYVDPVRAATVRAPLLARQLDRVAERAADRGLPLLTVRCAVFAPERDWERSLREVGFTLVKRYVRMSGPLTDLPEQPAGPSGVTVRQVRPDDEADLREFHRITETAFADTADHEPVSYERWRARIGDLNAWDEWFVAEVDGVPVGALQSSDQALDQQQGWVKSLSVLSAYRRRGVGAALLRRAFARYAEKGRQSVGLGVDLTNPTAPLSLYESVGLRETLWIDMYELSVPAAGV; this is encoded by the coding sequence GTGCCCGCGATCCTGGCGGTGGTGCACGCCGCCGACACCTTCGCCATTGGCCATCCCGACTTCGATGCCGAGGACGTCGCCGCGTCACTGACCGCCCCCTACTTCGACCCGGCCCGGGATTCCTGGCTGGCGGTCGACCCGGAGGGCGATGTGGTCGGCTGGGCGACTGTGGACAACCCCACCGGGGTCGGCCGGGAGTTCGTGGAGATCTACGTCGACCCGGTACGCGCCGCGACGGTCCGGGCGCCGCTGCTGGCCCGACAACTGGACCGGGTCGCCGAGCGCGCCGCCGACCGAGGGCTGCCGTTGCTCACCGTCCGTTGCGCGGTCTTCGCGCCGGAACGTGACTGGGAACGGAGCCTGCGCGAGGTCGGGTTCACCCTGGTCAAGAGGTACGTCCGGATGAGCGGGCCGCTGACCGACCTGCCCGAGCAGCCCGCCGGGCCGTCCGGTGTGACGGTGCGGCAGGTACGCCCCGACGACGAGGCCGACCTGCGGGAGTTCCACCGCATCACCGAGACCGCCTTCGCCGACACCGCCGATCACGAGCCGGTGTCGTACGAGCGGTGGCGGGCCCGGATCGGTGACCTGAACGCCTGGGACGAGTGGTTCGTCGCCGAGGTGGACGGGGTGCCGGTCGGCGCGTTGCAGTCCTCGGACCAGGCGCTCGACCAGCAGCAGGGCTGGGTGAAGAGCCTGTCGGTGCTGTCCGCGTACCGTCGCAGGGGTGTGGGTGCGGCGCTGCTGCGCCGCGCCTTCGCCCGCTACGCCGAGAAGGGGCGGCAGTCCGTCGGACTGGGTGTGGACCTCACCAACCCGACCGCCCCGCTGTCGTTGTACGAGTCGGTGGGCCTGCGGGAAACCCTGTGGATCGACATGTACGAGCTTTCCGTCCCGGCCGCCGGTGTGTGA
- a CDS encoding NAD(P)H-quinone dehydrogenase, producing MSQIVIIGGGPAGYEAALVAAQLDADVTVVEADGAGGACVLSDCVPSKTFIASSQVVTGYRDTEEFGVHSDGLEAVTVDARAVHERVKRLALAQSADIHAKLLKAGVTFVAGTARLGEDSLGHTHRVVVTPADGGEEYSIAASTVLVATGSTPRQLPTAVPDGERILTWRQVYDLPELPEHLIVVGSGVTGAEFASAYLAMGVQVTLVSSRDRVMPHEDADAASAIERVFRNRGMEILNNSRADAVRRTADGVEVELSDGRKVTGSHALITVGSIPNTANLGLAEYGVELGRGGYVTVDRASRTNVPGIYAAGDCTGVLLLASVAAMQGRIAMWHALGEAVRPLRLRTVAANVFTDPELATVGVSQDEVDAGKVPARQVMLPLSGNARAKMDDLSDGFVKLFCRPASGQVIGGVVVAPKASELILPITMAVENNLTVNELAQTITIYPSLSGSITEAARQLMLHELE from the coding sequence GTGAGCCAGATCGTGATCATCGGTGGGGGGCCGGCCGGGTACGAGGCGGCCCTGGTCGCCGCCCAGCTGGACGCCGATGTCACAGTCGTGGAGGCCGACGGTGCCGGTGGAGCATGTGTGCTCTCCGACTGTGTGCCGTCGAAGACCTTCATCGCCAGCTCGCAAGTGGTGACCGGTTACCGCGACACCGAAGAGTTCGGGGTGCACTCGGACGGCCTGGAGGCGGTCACCGTCGACGCCCGGGCGGTGCACGAGCGGGTCAAGCGGCTGGCGTTGGCGCAGTCCGCCGACATCCACGCCAAGCTGCTCAAGGCGGGCGTCACCTTCGTGGCCGGCACCGCGCGGCTCGGCGAGGATTCCCTCGGGCACACCCACCGGGTCGTCGTCACCCCCGCCGACGGGGGCGAGGAATACTCCATCGCCGCGTCGACAGTGCTGGTGGCCACCGGCTCGACACCCCGCCAGTTGCCCACCGCCGTACCGGACGGTGAGCGCATCCTGACCTGGCGCCAGGTGTACGACCTGCCGGAGCTGCCCGAGCACCTGATCGTGGTCGGCTCCGGTGTGACCGGCGCGGAGTTCGCCAGCGCGTACCTGGCGATGGGGGTCCAGGTCACCCTGGTCTCCAGCCGGGACCGGGTGATGCCGCACGAGGACGCCGACGCCGCGTCCGCCATCGAGCGGGTGTTCCGTAACCGGGGCATGGAGATCCTCAACAACTCCCGGGCCGACGCGGTCCGGCGTACCGCCGACGGTGTCGAGGTGGAGCTCTCCGACGGCCGCAAGGTGACCGGTTCGCACGCGCTGATCACGGTCGGGTCGATCCCGAACACGGCCAACCTGGGCCTCGCCGAGTACGGGGTGGAGCTGGGCCGGGGCGGCTACGTGACAGTCGACCGGGCCTCCCGGACCAACGTGCCCGGCATCTACGCCGCCGGCGACTGCACGGGCGTGCTGCTGCTGGCCAGTGTCGCCGCCATGCAGGGCCGGATCGCCATGTGGCACGCGCTCGGCGAGGCCGTTCGCCCGCTGCGGCTGCGTACCGTCGCGGCGAACGTCTTCACCGACCCGGAGCTGGCGACGGTGGGTGTCTCGCAGGACGAGGTGGACGCGGGCAAGGTGCCGGCCCGGCAGGTGATGCTGCCGCTGTCCGGCAACGCCCGGGCCAAGATGGACGACCTCTCGGACGGCTTCGTGAAGCTGTTCTGCCGGCCGGCGAGCGGTCAGGTGATCGGCGGTGTGGTGGTCGCCCCGAAGGCCAGCGAGCTGATCCTGCCCATCACCATGGCGGTGGAGAACAACCTGACGGTCAACGAGCTGGCCCAGACCATCACCATCTACCCGAGCCTCTCCGGCTCGATCACCGAAGCAGCACGCCAGCTGATGCTCCACGAGCTGGAGTGA
- a CDS encoding SCO6745 family protein, whose product MTPEQAAAASKPVVLDLGDAFSRDPVTLRRARLLGISGWAFYIGGRAGALGDVRAETAAAALGFIAPDAVADGWDAAGRVVPPFEVAAASLAECCRWGAQQLGALPGTERLATLVERAVVAADASGMPLFAAWRAMPLPDLSPGARTAAGLRLLREHFTGAYLLAVRAAGMTPLEAVLSGPEGEAGAVACGWSPPYPPIGPLVRRRLWAEAVTNRLAAPAFTALGPADGNELVELLHRTRAHLA is encoded by the coding sequence ATGACACCGGAGCAGGCCGCAGCGGCCAGCAAGCCAGTCGTGCTCGACCTCGGCGACGCGTTCAGCCGGGACCCGGTCACGTTGCGCCGGGCCCGGTTGCTCGGCATCTCCGGCTGGGCCTTCTACATCGGTGGTCGGGCCGGTGCCCTCGGCGATGTGCGGGCCGAGACGGCCGCCGCCGCTCTCGGCTTCATCGCCCCGGACGCGGTCGCCGACGGTTGGGACGCCGCAGGCCGGGTCGTGCCCCCGTTCGAGGTGGCCGCCGCGAGCCTCGCCGAGTGCTGTCGGTGGGGGGCGCAGCAGCTCGGCGCTCTGCCCGGCACCGAGCGCCTGGCGACACTCGTCGAGCGGGCGGTGGTCGCCGCGGACGCCAGCGGGATGCCGCTCTTCGCCGCGTGGCGGGCCATGCCCCTGCCGGACCTCTCCCCGGGCGCCCGCACCGCAGCCGGGCTGCGGCTGCTCCGCGAACACTTCACCGGCGCCTACCTGTTGGCGGTGCGCGCCGCCGGGATGACCCCGCTGGAGGCCGTGCTGTCCGGGCCCGAGGGGGAGGCCGGGGCGGTGGCCTGCGGCTGGTCGCCTCCGTACCCGCCGATTGGGCCGCTGGTGCGTCGACGACTCTGGGCGGAGGCCGTGACCAACAGACTGGCCGCGCCGGCGTTCACGGCCCTCGGCCCCGCCGACGGCAACGAGTTGGTCGAGTTGCTGCACCGCACCCGGGCCCACCTCGCCTGA
- a CDS encoding acyl-CoA mutase large subunit family protein, which translates to MSERRSSESGFPINGVYTEADLPEDLDSRLGSPGEFPYTRGVYPTMYTSRPWTMRQYAGFGTATESNARYHQLLRAGTMGLSVAFDLPTQMGYDSDEPIAHGEVGKVGVAIDSIEDMRLLFADIPLDKVSTSMTINAPGSVLLLLYQLVAEENGVPGTALNGTIQNDILKEYIARGTYIFPPKPSLRLVADTFAYCRKEVPKWNTISISGYHMAEAGATPAQEIAFTLANGVEYVRAALAAGLAVDDFAPRLSFFFVARTTLLEEVAKFRAARRIWARLMRDDFGAKDPKSMMLRFHTQTAGVQLTAQQPEVNLVRVAVQGLGAVLGGTQSLHTNSFDEAIALPTEKAARLALRTQQVLAYETDLTATVDPFAGSYVVEAMTAEIEAAAVELMERVADHGSAVDAIEAGFQKREIEQSAYRIAQEIDSGERVVVGLNRFTVDEEEPYEPLRVDPTIEAAQADRLARLRSERDADEVTRTLADLRAAAEGTDNVLYPMKAALRARATVGEVCGTLREVWGLYRPTDRF; encoded by the coding sequence ATGAGTGAACGGCGGTCAAGCGAGTCCGGTTTCCCGATCAACGGCGTCTACACCGAGGCCGACCTTCCGGAGGACCTGGACTCCCGGCTGGGCAGCCCCGGCGAGTTCCCGTACACCCGGGGGGTCTACCCCACGATGTACACCTCCCGTCCGTGGACCATGCGCCAGTATGCCGGCTTCGGCACCGCCACCGAGTCCAACGCGCGCTACCACCAGCTGTTGCGGGCCGGCACGATGGGCCTCTCGGTCGCCTTCGACCTGCCGACCCAGATGGGTTACGACTCCGACGAGCCGATCGCGCACGGCGAGGTCGGCAAGGTGGGCGTCGCCATCGACTCCATCGAGGACATGCGGCTGCTCTTCGCCGACATTCCGCTGGACAAGGTCTCCACCTCGATGACCATCAACGCGCCCGGCTCGGTGCTGCTGCTGCTCTACCAGCTCGTCGCCGAGGAGAACGGGGTGCCCGGCACGGCGCTCAACGGCACGATCCAGAACGACATCCTCAAGGAGTACATCGCCCGGGGGACGTACATCTTCCCGCCGAAGCCGTCGCTGCGCCTGGTGGCCGACACGTTCGCGTACTGCCGCAAGGAGGTGCCGAAGTGGAACACCATCTCCATCTCCGGCTACCACATGGCGGAGGCCGGCGCGACGCCCGCGCAGGAGATCGCGTTCACCCTGGCCAACGGCGTGGAGTACGTGCGGGCGGCGCTGGCCGCCGGGCTCGCCGTGGACGACTTCGCGCCCCGGCTGTCGTTCTTCTTCGTGGCCCGCACCACACTGCTGGAGGAGGTGGCGAAGTTCCGCGCCGCCCGGCGGATCTGGGCCCGGCTGATGCGCGACGACTTCGGCGCCAAGGATCCGAAGTCGATGATGCTGCGCTTCCACACCCAGACCGCCGGCGTGCAGCTCACCGCTCAGCAGCCGGAGGTGAACCTGGTCCGGGTGGCGGTGCAGGGGTTGGGCGCGGTGCTCGGCGGCACCCAGTCGCTGCACACCAACAGCTTCGACGAGGCGATCGCTCTGCCCACCGAGAAGGCGGCCCGGCTCGCGCTGCGGACCCAGCAGGTGCTGGCGTACGAGACGGACCTGACCGCCACCGTCGACCCGTTCGCCGGCTCGTACGTGGTGGAGGCGATGACCGCCGAGATCGAGGCCGCAGCCGTCGAGTTGATGGAGCGGGTGGCCGACCACGGCTCGGCGGTGGACGCGATCGAGGCCGGGTTCCAGAAGCGGGAGATCGAGCAGTCCGCGTACCGGATCGCCCAGGAGATCGACTCGGGCGAGCGGGTGGTCGTCGGGCTCAACCGGTTCACCGTGGACGAGGAGGAGCCGTACGAGCCGCTGCGGGTCGACCCGACGATCGAGGCGGCCCAGGCTGACCGGCTGGCGCGGCTGCGCTCCGAGCGGGACGCCGACGAGGTGACCCGGACCCTCGCGGATCTGCGGGCCGCCGCCGAGGGCACCGACAACGTGCTCTACCCGATGAAGGCGGCGCTGCGGGCCCGGGCGACAGTGGGCGAGGTCTGCGGGACGTTGCGCGAGGTGTGGGGGTTGTACCGGCCCACCGATCGCTTCTGA
- a CDS encoding phospho-sugar mutase encodes MAADTTDIDDIREQARRWLADDPDPASRDELTAVLDRLPASAPELADRFAGPLTFGTAGLRGPLRAGPNGMNLAVVTQAAAGLVGWLAAQGGTGPLVIGYDARHGSREFAESTAQVATGAGRPALLLPRPLPTPVLAYAVRHLGGVAGVMVTASHNPPQDNGYKVYLGAELGGELGWGAQIVPPADAGIEAAIRSVGPLAEVPLGPPGQVLGDDLTASYVEQATAVIDPDGPRDLTVAYTPLHGVGAAVLTAAFARAGFPVPGVVPDQAEPDPAFPTVSFPNPEEPGAVDRLIALADSTGADLAIANDPDADRCAVVVRDGSDGWRMLRGDEVGVLLADHLMRRGVTGLYATTIVSSSLLRAMCAARGLPYDETLTGFKWIVRAGGGSTPLVFGYEEALGYCVAPAHVRDKDGITAALTVAELAAGLKTQGRTLTDRLDELAAEFGVHHTDQLSARVDDLRVITDAMARIRADTPTTLLGQPVDSVRDLLPESDVVILRTAAARVVIRPSGTEPKLKAYLEVVEPVVDGDVQTARSRAASAVAALRAEVSAALGI; translated from the coding sequence ATGGCGGCGGACACGACTGACATCGACGACATTCGCGAGCAAGCCCGGCGCTGGCTGGCCGACGACCCCGACCCGGCCAGCCGGGACGAGCTGACGGCGGTGCTCGACCGGTTGCCGGCGAGCGCGCCGGAGCTGGCCGACCGGTTCGCCGGCCCGCTGACCTTCGGCACCGCGGGCCTGCGCGGCCCACTGCGCGCCGGCCCGAACGGAATGAACCTCGCCGTGGTCACCCAGGCCGCTGCCGGCCTGGTCGGCTGGCTCGCGGCCCAGGGCGGCACCGGCCCCCTGGTGATCGGGTACGACGCTCGGCACGGCTCCCGGGAGTTCGCCGAGAGCACCGCCCAAGTGGCCACCGGGGCGGGTCGACCGGCGCTGCTGCTGCCCCGCCCGCTGCCCACCCCGGTGCTGGCGTACGCGGTGCGCCACCTCGGCGGAGTCGCCGGTGTGATGGTCACGGCCAGCCACAACCCACCCCAGGACAACGGCTACAAGGTCTATCTCGGCGCGGAGCTGGGCGGTGAACTGGGCTGGGGCGCGCAGATCGTGCCGCCCGCCGACGCCGGCATCGAGGCGGCCATCCGATCGGTCGGCCCACTGGCTGAGGTGCCGCTGGGCCCCCCCGGGCAGGTGCTCGGCGACGACCTGACCGCCTCGTACGTCGAACAGGCCACCGCCGTGATCGACCCGGACGGGCCACGGGACCTGACGGTGGCGTACACCCCTCTGCACGGGGTGGGCGCGGCGGTCCTCACCGCCGCCTTCGCCCGCGCCGGTTTCCCGGTGCCCGGCGTGGTCCCCGACCAGGCCGAGCCCGACCCGGCGTTTCCGACCGTGTCGTTCCCCAACCCGGAGGAGCCGGGGGCGGTGGACCGGCTGATCGCCCTGGCCGACTCCACCGGCGCGGACCTCGCCATCGCCAACGACCCGGACGCCGACCGTTGCGCGGTGGTCGTCCGTGACGGAAGCGACGGCTGGCGGATGCTGCGCGGCGACGAGGTGGGGGTGCTGCTCGCCGACCACCTGATGCGGCGCGGGGTGACCGGGCTCTACGCGACCACCATCGTGTCCTCGTCACTGCTGCGCGCGATGTGCGCGGCCCGGGGCCTGCCCTACGACGAGACGCTGACCGGCTTCAAGTGGATCGTGCGGGCCGGCGGCGGGAGCACGCCCCTGGTCTTCGGCTACGAGGAGGCGCTCGGCTACTGCGTCGCACCGGCGCACGTGCGGGACAAGGACGGCATCACGGCGGCGCTGACCGTGGCCGAGCTGGCCGCCGGCCTGAAGACACAGGGTCGGACGCTGACCGACCGGCTCGACGAGTTGGCCGCCGAGTTCGGCGTGCACCACACCGACCAGCTCTCCGCCCGGGTGGACGACCTGCGGGTGATCACCGACGCGATGGCCAGGATCCGGGCGGACACCCCGACGACCCTGCTCGGGCAGCCGGTGGACAGCGTCCGGGACCTGTTGCCCGAGTCGGACGTGGTGATCCTGCGTACCGCGGCCGCCCGGGTGGTGATCCGGCCCTCCGGGACGGAACCGAAGCTCAAGGCGTACCTCGAGGTGGTGGAACCGGTCGTGGACGGTGACGTCCAGACGGCCCGCAGCAGGGCGGCGTCGGCCGTCGCCGCGCTCCGCGCTGAGGTCAGCGCGGCCCTTGGCATCTGA